Proteins encoded by one window of Arachis ipaensis cultivar K30076 chromosome B04, Araip1.1, whole genome shotgun sequence:
- the LOC107636422 gene encoding mucin-7-like, with product MESIHKTYAHSIQPVPSQEFWTRSEYSRPDPPIIKRPIGRPKVHNKQKGLAEPMMQHGAKLKRSFKVTCSKCGSEGHNYKTCKGAPSNPNWKVKTKKSKKGGKSQSLVVFPLSQNAPKDDDAPNTQSAASSQAASSQAPHVSSAVVATPSPVTPAPVSDQLQPGCVTRGTPFRPPLQVPSTAHQTVQPKTSKIRPKQKIFRLPAPTLSQFTPTSKSACTSTTSTTRCYTWPTTISSQARTEYSSFQGDIGSSKHSNNKTVQIHS from the exons ATGGAGTCAATCCATAAGACATATGCACATTCTATTCAACCGGTGCCTAGTCAGGAATTTTGGACACGGAGTGAGTATTCAAGACCAGATCCTCCCATCATAAAGAGACCAATAGGCAGACCAAAGGTACACAACAAACAAAAGGGTCTGGCTGAACCAATGATGCAGCATGGTGCCAAGCTGAAGAGATCCTTTAAGGTAACTTGCAGTAAATGTGGCTCAGAGGGACATAATTACAAGACATGCAAGGGTGCTCCATCTAACCCCAACTGGAAAGTTAAGACCAAGAAGTCCAAGAAAGGTGGAAAAAGTCAGTCACTAGTTGTCTTTCCACTATCACAGAATGCACCAAAAGATGAT GATGCCCCTAACACCCAAAGTGCTGCATCTAGCCAGGCTGCATCTAGCCAGGCTCCACAT GTTTCAAGTGCTGTGGTAGCAACACCAAGTCCTGTAACACCAGCTCCCGTGTCAGACCAACTCCAGCCAGGTTGTGTAACTAGAGGTACACCATTTAGGCCTCCACTTCAAGTTCCATCCACAGCTCACCAAACAGTTCAACCAAAAACTTCAAAGATCAGGCCCAAACAGAAGATATTCAGGCTACCTGCCCCCACTTTGTCCCAATTCACTCCCACCTCCAAGTCAGCCTGCACCTCCACAACCTCAACCACAAGGTGCTACACATGGCCCACAACCATCTCAAGTCAGGCCAGGACCGAGTACAGCAGCTTCCAAGGAGACATTGGTAGCAGCAAGCACAGCAACAACAAGACTGTTCAAATTCATTCCTAA
- the LOC107639272 gene encoding chaperonin 60 subunit alpha 2, chloroplastic (The sequence of the model RefSeq protein was modified relative to this genomic sequence to represent the inferred CDS: added 30 bases not found in genome assembly), whose translation MKVGVSMARPWLFPPNQNAFFSQQQNLLLCSNRMAIGVGRRKPQFVVSAGPKRISIGKECREALQVGIDKLADAVSITLGPKGRNVILSESGNLKVINDGVTIARSIELSDTIENAGAMLIQEVASKMNDLAGDGTSTAIILARAMIKSGLLAVAFGANPISLKKGMDKTVKDLVKFLEQKSVPIEGRAHIKAVASISAGNDEYVGNLIAEAIEKIGSDGVISIESSSSFETSLIIEEGMKIDKGYMSPHFITNQEKSIVEFDNAKVLVTDQKILAVNEIVPLLEKAMQLSAPLLIIAEDVSRPVLETLTVNKMQGLLRVAVVKCPGFGDAKKAVLQDIALMTGGDFLCGDLGLTLEGATSDQLGTALKVTITSNSTTIIADPATKAEIKARISQIKKDLVKTDNANLSRKLSERIAKLSGGVAIVKVGAHTEVELEEKKLRIEDAKNATFAAIHEGIIPGGGAAYVHLLDLIPTIRNSMEDLDERIGADIVAKAMLEPAKSIAANAGVDGDIVVQKTRTLDWRTGYNAMTGTYEDLLNAGVIDPCRVARCALQSAVSVAGMVLTTQAILVDKTKKPEPSVPLLPGMIP comes from the exons ATGAAAGTTGGAGTTTCAATGGCTCGTCCATGGCTCTTCCCTCCAAATCAAAACGCTTTCTTTTCC CAGCAGCAGAATCTTCTTCTTTGTTCGAACCGAATGGCGATTGGTGTTGGGAGAAGAAAACCGCAGTTTGTAGTGAGCGCAGGGCCGAAGAGGATA CAAGTAGGAATCGATAAGCTTGCTGATGCTGTGTCTATTACTCTAGGACCCAAAG GACGTAATGTTATTCTCTCGGAATCTGGAAACCTTAAAGTGATTAATGATGGCGTTACAATTGCTCGGTCCATAGAGCTTTCTGATACAATTGAGAATGCAGGTGCCATGCTAATTCAAGAG GTTGCTAGCAAAATGAATGATTTGGCTGGTGATGGGACTAGCACCGCAATTATTTTGGCTCGAGCCATGATTAAATCTGGACTATTAGCAGTTGCATTTGGGGCTAATCCTATTTCTTTGAAGAAGGGAATGGACAAGACTGTAAAAGATTTGGTCAAGTTCTTGGAGCAGAAAAGTGTTCCTATTGAAGGAAGGGCTCATATTAAAG CTGTAGCTTCAATTTCTGCTGGAAATGATGAGTATGTGGGAAATTTGATTGCTGAAGCTATAGAAAAGATTGGCTCTGATGGGGTGATCTCCATCGAGTCGTCATCATCATTTGAGACCTCTCTGATAATTGAAGAAGGGATGAAG ATTGATAAGGGTTACATGTCTCCTCACTTCATTACCAATCAGGAGAAGTCCATTGTTGAGTTTGACAATGCTAAAGTTTTGGTAACTGACCAAAAGATTTTGGCTGTCAACGAAATTGTTCCTTTGCTGGAAAAGGCTATGCAGTTGAGTGCCCCACTCTTAATTATTGCAGAGGATGTCTCAAGGCCAGTGTTGGAAACGTTAACAGTGAACAAAATGCAAGGGTTACTAAGAGTTGCAGTTGTAAAATGTCCAGGATTTGGAGATGCAAAGAAAGCTGTGTTACAGGATATTGCACTTATGACAG GTGGTGATTTTCTTTGTGGAGACTTGGGTCTCACACTTGAAGGTGCAACATCAGATCAGCTTGGCACTGCACTGAAAGTGACAATAACCAGTAATTCGACAACTATAATTGCTGATCCTGCCACAAAGGCTGAAATTAAGGCTAGAATTTCACAGATAAAGAAGGATCTTGTTAAAACAGATAACGCGAACCTGTCAAGAAAGCTCTCAGAGAGAATTGCAAAACTCTCTGGCGGTGTAGCTATTGTAAAG GTAGGTGCGCACACTGAGGTAGAACTAGAGGAGAAAAAACTTAGGATTGAGGACGCGAAGAATGCAACATTTGCTGCTATACATGAGGGGATTATTCCTGGAGGGGGTGCCGCATATGTCCACCTGTTGGACTTGATACCAACAATAAGGAACTCCATGGAAGATCTAGATGAGCGAATTGGTGCTGATATTGTGGCTAAG GCAATGCTTGAACCTGCAAAATCAATTGCAGCCAATGCTGGAGTTGATGGAGACATTGTTGTCCAGAAGACGAGAACACTTGATTGGCGAACTGGATATAATGCAATGACAGGCACATATGAAGATCTTCTAAATGCAGGAGTGATAGATCCTTGTCGAGTTGCCAGATGCGCTCTTCAAAGTGCAGTTTCAGTTGCTGGTATGGTATTAACTACCCAGGCTATATTGGTGGACAAAACAAAAAAACCCGAGCCATCTGTGCCTCTGCTCCCTGGTATGATACCTTAA